The genomic stretch TCTGGCGGGCTGGCAACGGGAGCGCATGCCGGAACTCCCTGAAACCGCTTGGTTTGAATGCGTGCCGGATTGGGTCTGTGAGGTGCTTTCGCCCTCAACGGGCAAGACGGACCGTGCGGTCAAAATGCCCTTGTATGCGCATTACGGAGTCCAGTATTTGTGGCTGGTTGATCCGGACTTGCAGATTCTGGAAGCCTATAAACTGCAAACTGAATCGTCGGGCAATAAATGGGTGCTGCTCAAAACATTGCGGGATGATCAAAGCGTCTCCTTGCCGCCCTTTACAGAAACCAGTTTTGATTTATCCGTGTTATGGGCATAGGCAGGGGGCATGGCACTCCGTGCCCCCTTTTCTTTTTTCTCTATTTTTTCAGCCTACGCCGACATCCGCTCCAAAATACGATAGTTCCGGTTAACCATCTCCTGCGGATCAATGATCAGCCCAGCCTGAATCATCGCATTATCGTAGATCTGCTCAGCTATATCCTTAGCAAAATCCTGATCCTTGGTTCGCAGATCAGCCATCTTTTTGATCAACGAGCTGGCCGGATTAATTTCCATTTCCTTTTTCCCTGCCATCATCGGATTGTCCTGACCGCTCTTCCCCTGAGCCGCCAAAATTCGTTCCATGGATGAGGTCATGTAACCGTCCGTATTGAGGATCATGGCCGGGCTGTCCACCAAGCGGGTTGAAGGTTTGACTTCCTTGACCTTGTCGCCCAGAACCTCTTTCATCCATTTACAGAGCGAGGTCTGCACAGCCTCGGTCAGTTTTTCTTCCCCAGCCTCATCTTGAGCCTCCTCGTTCTTTTCGGTGCTCTCAGGCAGACGCAGATCGGCCCGGTCAGCGGACAGGAGTTTCTTGCCGTCAAACTCGCCCAGGTGAGAGAGGACAAAGTCATCAATAGGCTCCAGGGTGTAGAGAATCTCGATATCCCGTTTTTTGAACATCTCTATATAGGGGCCGTTCTCGATAGCCCCTCGACTGGGACCGTTGATATAGTAAATCTCTTCCTGGCCTTCTGCCATTCGATCCACGTATTCTTGCAAAGAGGTCATGCTGCTCGCTTCAGTGGCGGAAGACTCAAAACGCAACAGGGTGGAAAGTTCTTTCTGGTACTCAAAATCCGAGGTAACACCCTCTTTCAGGAAAATACCAAAGGTCTTCCAAAACTCCAGATATTTGTCGCTGTCCTTCTTCGCCTCTTCCGCCATCAATTTAAGAAAGCGTTTGGTGATAACCCTGCGCAGTTTGGCCACCAGAGCATTATCCTGGAGGGACTGGCGAGAGATGTTGAGGGGGAGGTCCTCTGAATCGACGACACCCTTGAGAAAGCGGAGCCACTCGGGCAGGATGCTCTTGCTATGTTGGTCGATGAGCACTTTCTGGCAGTAGAGATTGACACCGGGCTCCATCCGGCCCATGCCCATATTTTCAAAGTTGTCCTTGGGTACAAAGAGGAGGGCATTGATGGCCAGCGGCGCATCAGCGGCAAAATGGAGACGGAAGGTGGGCTCATCATAGGCATTGCCGACGAACTTATAGAATTCGTTGTACTCTTCGTCTGTGATTTCGCTTTTGGAGCGGCCCCAGATGGCCTCAACTGTGTTGACCTTTTTCCCTTCAACGTTGACCGGAAAGGGGATAAAGGTGGAGTACTGCTTGATGATGCGTTCCAAGGTGAACTTCTGGCCGTACTCCTCAGCGTCGTCTTTCAGCTCAATAATGATCTTGGTGCCCCGATGCAGGCCGTCACATGGGCTGATGGTATAGGAACCGTTGCCGTCGGAATGCCATTCATGGCCTTCGCTGCCGTCCCAGGAGCGGGTTTGGACGGTAACGGTCTTTGCTGCCATAAAGGCCGAGTAAAAGCCTACGCCGAACTGGCCGATCAGGCTGACATCCTTTTTGGCCGCCTCTGCCAGCTCTTCAATAAATTTGCCAGACCCGGAATGAGCAATGGTGCCCAGGTTTTCCTCAAGCTCCTGCGCTGTCATGCCGATACCGGTGTCGGTGATGGTCAGGGTGTGTTTTTTATCATCGCAGTCGATATTAATATCCAGCGGCACATGGGCGTCAAATTCCGGCTGTTCCGTGAGGGAAAGATGGCGGAATTTTTCCAAGGCATCTGAAGCATTGGAGACCAACTCACGGACAAAAATGTCTCGTTCGGTGTAGAGCGAATTAATGACGATATCGAGAACCTTTCGGGTCTCTGCCTGAAATTGTTTGGTTTCAACCTGTGTACTCATGATGGGTAGCCTTTTTGTGAATTATTTTTTTAATGGTTCGCAGTTTCCATTTATGGTTAGATGAAGTTGCCTCTACTCTAATAAACCCCAACAGTAAGCATGATTAGCCTGCTGTCAAGCCAATGATGGAGGGCTGAAGGCAAGCCCGTTGCACAGAAGGCGGCAGTGATTTGGGAAGAAGGGATTTCTCTGTTTGTATTTACCTGACGGTGGAGCTCATGAATAAAGTACTATCATCTTTTATGCAGTCTGGTAACGCCGCATACTTGGTCGTTTTAGTCAAAAAATATGTCATCCAGTTGAACATGACAGAGGCAGACGAAAGACAATATGCAATCATCTCCCTTTAAAACGCTTTATCTCGCGGCCCTGTCAGTGGGTGTCCTCTGGACAGCGGTTATCGCGACCTCTTTATTCTGGAATATCCATGTCGAGCGTCGCCAGTTGGCAGAATTGGTGAAAAATGAGGTCCGCTCTCATTTCAACAAGGATCAGGCTTTTCGTTTCTGGGCCTCTTCCCATGGGGGCGTCTATGTACCGGTCAGTGAAGAAACGCCTCCTAATCCGAACCTGAGCCATATCGCGGAAAGGGATATTGTCACCTCCTCTGGTAAAAAACTCACCTTGATGAATCCGGCCTATATGCTCCATCAGATGATGAAGCAGTTTGAGAACTTGTATGGGGTGAAAGGACGGATTACCAGTTTACAGTTTTTCAATCCTGATAATGCTCCTGATGAGTGGGAGAAAAAAGCTCTGCACGCCTTTGAGCAGGGTGCAGAGGAAGTCATAGAATATACCAAGATAAAAGAAGAGCCCTATCTTCGCCTTATGCGCCCGATGGTTGCGAAAGCTGATTGCTTAAAATGCCATGCCAAACAAGGATATAAAGAAGGTGATATCCGTGGCGGAGTGGGTATTGCGTTGCCCCTGACATCGTTTCAGAAGGCCAGTGATGATGTTGTTCGACAGATCTATTTAGTCTATGTTCTGCTGTGGTTGGCCATGCTGCCTGTCTTTTTTT from Candidatus Electrothrix communis encodes the following:
- the htpG gene encoding molecular chaperone HtpG, with protein sequence MSTQVETKQFQAETRKVLDIVINSLYTERDIFVRELVSNASDALEKFRHLSLTEQPEFDAHVPLDINIDCDDKKHTLTITDTGIGMTAQELEENLGTIAHSGSGKFIEELAEAAKKDVSLIGQFGVGFYSAFMAAKTVTVQTRSWDGSEGHEWHSDGNGSYTISPCDGLHRGTKIIIELKDDAEEYGQKFTLERIIKQYSTFIPFPVNVEGKKVNTVEAIWGRSKSEITDEEYNEFYKFVGNAYDEPTFRLHFAADAPLAINALLFVPKDNFENMGMGRMEPGVNLYCQKVLIDQHSKSILPEWLRFLKGVVDSEDLPLNISRQSLQDNALVAKLRRVITKRFLKLMAEEAKKDSDKYLEFWKTFGIFLKEGVTSDFEYQKELSTLLRFESSATEASSMTSLQEYVDRMAEGQEEIYYINGPSRGAIENGPYIEMFKKRDIEILYTLEPIDDFVLSHLGEFDGKKLLSADRADLRLPESTEKNEEAQDEAGEEKLTEAVQTSLCKWMKEVLGDKVKEVKPSTRLVDSPAMILNTDGYMTSSMERILAAQGKSGQDNPMMAGKKEMEINPASSLIKKMADLRTKDQDFAKDIAEQIYDNAMIQAGLIIDPQEMVNRNYRILERMSA
- a CDS encoding Uma2 family endonuclease encodes the protein MGEAAKRYAVYEDLFDLPDHLVGEILNGVLETHPRPAPRHARASSSLGGKIVTPYDHGQGGPGGWWILDEPELHLDVDIMVPDLAGWQRERMPELPETAWFECVPDWVCEVLSPSTGKTDRAVKMPLYAHYGVQYLWLVDPDLQILEAYKLQTESSGNKWVLLKTLRDDQSVSLPPFTETSFDLSVLWA